From a single Ornithodoros turicata isolate Travis chromosome 8, ASM3712646v1, whole genome shotgun sequence genomic region:
- the LOC135367208 gene encoding small ubiquitin-related modifier-like, with product MSDHSQDPKPEGDSSSEYIKLKVVGQDGNEIHFRVKMTTQMGKLKKSYSERVAVSVNSLRFLFDGKRINDDETPKQLEMVNDDVIEVYQEQTGGR from the exons ATGTCTGACCATAGTCAG GACCCTAAACCTGAGGGAGACAGCTCGTCAGAGTACATAAAGCTAAAAGTTGTTGGCCAG GACGGCAATGAAATTCACTTCAGGGTCAAGATGACCACACAGATGGGCAAGCTTAAGAAGTCGTACAGTGAACGTGTG GCAGTCTCTGTTAACTCGCTAAGGTTCTTGTTTGATGGGAAAAGAATCAATGATGACGAGACACCGAAGCAG CTGGAAATGGTCAACGACGACGTCATCGAGGTCTACCAGGAACAGACAGGCGGCCGCTAG